In bacterium, the following proteins share a genomic window:
- the ligD gene encoding non-homologous end-joining DNA ligase, translating into MTLETYRRKRRFDRTPEPSGEERTARRTGAARGERRPRFVVQEHHATRLHWDLRLEMAGVLRSWAVPKGPSLDPADKRLAVLVEDHPIEYGDFEGVIPPGNYGAGTVLLWDRGAYSCREGDAVAAFEAGKMTLDMDGERLRGEFHFVRTKRNDGKDWLLFKGRDRYAEPGFVPAGRPSVASGRTIEEIAGDRGARWTSGPPESRARGRAPKRRAAGKGRAKLGTDPLPKPFTPMLAEAAKRPFDRRGWLFEVKWDGVRALAFLRREGAAQEIVLYGRNLRRLNAQFPEIVDALADLDVHSAILDGEIFAPDDAGRPSFHRLQQRLHLDAASGERPEAGDVHVAYAVFDCLYLDGRDLRDRPFSERRAALDGLTLPAGLIKADAIEERGEALFEAAAQHGFEGVVAKKAASPYRPGLRSADWIKVKIRRTLEAVVGGLTPGRGGRATSFGALVLGQFDESGQLVHIGQAGGGFSEADLDRFRRRLAPLETKVSPFAARPQIPGRVTWVRPEVVVEVEYGEWTPDRMLRFPVFLRVRDDIAAKDVRLARPGARDEANGGSPPRDIVTAPRSAARRAAAETPRGDRPGAAAAGLPPQIAFTNLDKVFFPEKGYTKGDVIEYYRRIAPYIIPHLRDRPLTLRRWPNGIHGDDFFQKDTPDVPPFVRTERIWSDQGDRDIRMIVGADELLLRWLAQMGCIEMHAWFSRVAPMRREEGSRGAARAAAKFAGAEAAIESSVLNYPDVVVFDVDPFIFPKGQKPVVRHGEKDPDYSQTGFAGARQAGLWVRDALDGLGLRSFVKTSGKTGLHVFVPIRRRYKYAQTHAFAKTLAEWLTARHPDQLTTAWAVEQRVGKVFLDYNQNVRGKTIASVYSLRPIPEAAVSVPVTWEELEAGFDPLRWTIETVFDRLARVGDLWVHLLDDAQDLSLGGGARG; encoded by the coding sequence ATGACCCTCGAGACGTATCGCCGGAAACGGCGCTTCGACCGGACACCGGAGCCGAGCGGCGAGGAACGCACCGCGCGGCGGACCGGGGCCGCCCGCGGCGAGCGCCGGCCGCGCTTCGTCGTTCAGGAGCACCACGCGACTCGGCTGCACTGGGACCTGCGGCTCGAAATGGCCGGTGTGCTGCGCTCGTGGGCGGTGCCGAAGGGGCCGTCCCTCGACCCGGCGGACAAGCGGCTCGCGGTCCTCGTCGAGGATCATCCAATCGAGTACGGCGATTTCGAGGGCGTCATTCCGCCCGGCAACTACGGCGCGGGGACCGTCCTGCTGTGGGATCGAGGCGCCTACTCGTGCCGCGAAGGCGATGCCGTCGCCGCGTTCGAGGCCGGCAAGATGACGCTCGACATGGACGGCGAGCGGCTGCGCGGCGAATTCCATTTCGTCCGCACGAAGCGCAACGACGGCAAGGACTGGCTGCTTTTCAAGGGCCGGGACCGATACGCGGAGCCCGGGTTCGTCCCCGCGGGCCGGCCCTCCGTCGCAAGCGGCCGGACGATCGAGGAGATCGCCGGCGACCGCGGGGCGCGCTGGACCTCCGGGCCTCCGGAATCGCGGGCGCGCGGCCGCGCCCCGAAGAGGCGCGCCGCGGGGAAGGGGCGCGCCAAACTCGGCACCGATCCCCTGCCGAAGCCGTTCACGCCGATGCTGGCGGAGGCGGCGAAGAGGCCGTTCGACCGGCGGGGCTGGCTGTTCGAGGTCAAGTGGGACGGCGTGCGGGCGCTCGCGTTTCTCCGCCGCGAGGGGGCCGCCCAGGAAATCGTGCTCTACGGCCGCAACCTCCGCCGGCTCAACGCGCAGTTTCCCGAGATCGTGGACGCGCTCGCGGACCTCGACGTGCACAGCGCGATCCTCGACGGCGAGATCTTCGCGCCCGACGACGCGGGCCGGCCGAGCTTTCACCGGCTGCAGCAGCGGCTGCACCTCGACGCCGCCTCGGGAGAGCGCCCGGAGGCGGGCGACGTCCACGTGGCGTACGCGGTGTTCGACTGCCTCTACCTCGACGGACGCGACCTCCGCGACCGCCCGTTTTCGGAGCGCCGCGCCGCGCTGGACGGGCTCACGCTGCCCGCCGGTCTCATCAAGGCCGACGCGATCGAGGAGCGAGGGGAGGCGCTGTTCGAGGCCGCGGCGCAGCACGGCTTCGAAGGTGTCGTGGCCAAGAAGGCCGCGAGCCCGTACCGGCCCGGCCTGCGCAGCGCGGACTGGATCAAGGTGAAGATCCGCCGCACCCTGGAGGCCGTCGTCGGCGGGCTGACCCCGGGACGCGGCGGCCGAGCGACGTCGTTCGGTGCGCTCGTGCTGGGACAGTTTGACGAGTCGGGACAGCTCGTGCACATCGGGCAGGCCGGCGGCGGCTTCAGCGAAGCCGATCTCGACCGGTTTCGCCGGCGGCTCGCGCCCCTCGAGACGAAGGTGTCTCCGTTCGCGGCGCGCCCGCAGATCCCGGGCCGGGTCACGTGGGTGCGCCCCGAGGTCGTCGTCGAGGTCGAGTACGGCGAGTGGACGCCCGACCGGATGCTGCGGTTCCCCGTCTTTCTGCGCGTCCGGGACGACATCGCGGCGAAGGACGTGCGCCTCGCACGCCCGGGCGCGCGGGACGAGGCGAACGGCGGTTCCCCGCCGCGCGACATCGTGACGGCGCCGCGCAGCGCCGCGCGCCGGGCCGCGGCCGAAACCCCGCGCGGGGATCGGCCCGGTGCGGCGGCCGCCGGTCTGCCGCCGCAGATCGCGTTCACGAATCTCGACAAGGTGTTCTTCCCCGAGAAGGGCTACACGAAGGGCGACGTCATCGAGTACTACCGGCGCATCGCCCCGTACATCATCCCACACCTCCGAGACCGGCCGCTCACGCTGCGCCGGTGGCCCAACGGCATTCACGGCGATGATTTCTTCCAGAAGGACACGCCGGACGTACCGCCGTTCGTGCGGACGGAGCGCATCTGGTCCGATCAGGGCGATCGTGACATCCGGATGATCGTGGGCGCGGACGAACTGCTCCTGCGTTGGCTCGCGCAGATGGGCTGCATCGAGATGCACGCGTGGTTCTCGCGCGTCGCGCCGATGCGCCGCGAAGAGGGTTCGCGCGGCGCCGCGCGCGCCGCGGCGAAGTTTGCCGGGGCCGAGGCGGCGATTGAATCGAGCGTGCTCAACTATCCCGACGTCGTGGTGTTCGACGTCGACCCGTTCATTTTTCCGAAGGGCCAGAAACCCGTGGTCCGCCACGGCGAAAAGGATCCGGATTACAGCCAGACGGGCTTCGCCGGGGCGCGGCAGGCCGGGCTGTGGGTGCGCGACGCGCTGGACGGCCTCGGGCTGCGGTCGTTCGTCAAGACCTCCGGTAAGACGGGGCTGCACGTTTTCGTGCCTATCCGGCGCCGCTACAAGTACGCGCAAACCCATGCCTTCGCGAAGACCCTGGCCGAATGGCTGACGGCGCGGCATCCGGATCAACTGACCACCGCGTGGGCCGTGGAGCAGCGGGTCGGCAAAGTCTTCCTTGATTACAATCAGAACGTGCGCGGCAAGACGATCGCAAGCGTCTACAGCCTGCGGCCGATCCCCGAAGCGGCGGTCAGCGTGCCGGTGACGTGGGAGGAGCTCGAGGCGGGGTTCGACCCGCTGCGGTGGACGATCGAGACGGTGTTCGACCGCCTGGCCCGGGTCGGCGATTTGTGGGTGCACCTGCTCGACGACGCGCAGGATCTCAGCCTCGGCGGCGGTGCGCGCGGCTAA
- a CDS encoding branched-chain amino acid transaminase, whose protein sequence is MADRAEFVWFDGKVVPWADAKVHVSTATVLRGANIFEGVRAYWNSDERELYIFRNADHMARLWNSAKIMRMPIPWSADELTRAEIDTIRANKFQGTVWFRLTLYVGEEEHSSSADAGKEPTGGFIVPRLAPHSKAVTDGCDSCISTWTRISDNAVPPRVKSGANYHNSRFAWTEARLNGFNGSPIMLNERAKVSEGPGSCFMMIRGGRLVTPPITANILESITRTTVMELARDVLRIPVEEREIDRTELYIADEAFFCGSGAEVTPVNTIDHYAIGSGRPGPLTRKLQEVYFSVAEGRVPEYRHWLTPVYKAVAARA, encoded by the coding sequence ATGGCAGATCGGGCGGAGTTCGTGTGGTTCGACGGCAAGGTCGTGCCTTGGGCGGACGCGAAGGTCCATGTCTCGACGGCGACGGTGCTCCGCGGCGCCAACATCTTCGAAGGGGTCCGCGCGTACTGGAACAGCGACGAGCGTGAACTCTACATCTTCCGGAACGCCGACCACATGGCGCGGCTGTGGAACTCCGCGAAGATCATGCGCATGCCGATTCCGTGGTCGGCGGACGAGCTGACCCGGGCCGAGATCGACACGATCCGCGCGAACAAATTCCAGGGGACGGTGTGGTTCCGCCTGACCCTGTACGTCGGCGAGGAGGAGCACAGCAGCTCCGCCGACGCGGGCAAGGAACCGACCGGCGGCTTCATCGTCCCTCGGCTGGCGCCGCACTCCAAGGCCGTCACGGACGGTTGCGATTCATGCATCAGCACCTGGACGCGCATCTCGGACAACGCGGTGCCGCCGCGCGTAAAGTCCGGAGCGAATTACCACAACTCGCGCTTTGCGTGGACCGAGGCGCGACTGAACGGCTTCAACGGCTCGCCGATCATGCTGAACGAGCGCGCCAAGGTCTCGGAGGGACCGGGTTCGTGCTTCATGATGATCCGCGGCGGCCGGCTCGTCACGCCGCCCATCACCGCGAACATCCTGGAGTCGATCACGCGCACGACGGTGATGGAGCTCGCGCGCGACGTGCTGCGGATCCCGGTGGAGGAGCGCGAAATCGACCGGACCGAGCTGTACATCGCGGACGAGGCGTTCTTCTGCGGCAGCGGCGCCGAGGTCACGCCGGTGAACACGATCGACCACTACGCGATCGGGTCGGGCCGGCCGGGGCCGCTGACCCGCAAGCTTCAGGAAGTCTACTTCTCGGTCGCGGAGGGCCGCGTGCCGGAGTACCGGCACTGGCTCACGCCGGTGTATAAAGCGGTGGCCGCCCGGGCTTAG
- a CDS encoding YihY/virulence factor BrkB family protein: MARAIRIPTGLRDGERPSGGAVARAGRTCLRAARRFVRHGDFFPAAAISYYAIFSMLPLAILLLVTLQFIFNVPDANVSKGMGRLFGGLTDTDILLQTIRSAYTQHARLGWLGGIALIAAAAGVFSAVQVALNRVWEVPGRRFHFQFLLGIVMMATSLLVFLGMLLLIFNTMRFLRVSEIGALLGHPRLPRSGPLSGLSITTAVAQFVVFWVGYRMLPNVRVRWRDAWLGALVGAVLWHIIAIGLGWYLTAMSDYSTLYHQVEAIMVLIIWVYALSCCFLFGAEFVAEWTPYPHVIREVEEPHAAPSSAQERVAAGGS; encoded by the coding sequence ATGGCCAGAGCGATCCGCATACCCACCGGGCTGAGAGACGGCGAGCGTCCCTCGGGCGGCGCCGTTGCGCGCGCCGGCCGGACCTGCCTGCGCGCGGCGCGGCGGTTCGTCCGGCACGGGGACTTTTTCCCAGCCGCGGCGATCAGTTATTACGCCATCTTCTCAATGCTGCCGCTGGCCATCCTGCTGCTCGTAACCCTTCAGTTCATCTTCAACGTGCCCGACGCAAACGTCAGCAAAGGGATGGGCCGGCTGTTCGGGGGACTCACCGACACCGACATCCTGCTGCAGACGATTCGCAGCGCGTACACGCAGCACGCGCGGCTCGGATGGCTCGGGGGGATCGCGCTGATCGCGGCGGCGGCCGGCGTCTTCAGCGCGGTGCAGGTGGCCCTCAACCGAGTCTGGGAAGTGCCCGGGCGGCGCTTTCACTTCCAATTCCTGCTCGGCATCGTGATGATGGCGACGTCGCTGCTCGTGTTTCTCGGGATGCTGCTGCTCATCTTCAATACGATGCGCTTCCTGCGGGTCAGCGAGATCGGCGCCCTGCTGGGCCATCCGCGCCTGCCGCGCAGCGGGCCCCTGAGCGGACTGTCGATCACCACCGCGGTGGCCCAGTTCGTCGTGTTCTGGGTCGGCTACCGCATGCTGCCGAACGTGCGCGTCCGGTGGCGCGACGCGTGGCTCGGCGCGCTCGTCGGGGCGGTCCTCTGGCACATCATCGCGATCGGGCTCGGCTGGTACCTCACGGCGATGTCGGACTATTCGACCCTGTACCATCAGGTCGAAGCGATCATGGTGCTGATCATCTGGGTGTACGCGCTCTCCTGCTGCTTCCTCTTCGGCGCCGAGTTCGTCGCGGAGTGGACGCCGTATCCGCACGTGATCCGGGAAGTGGAAGAGCCGCATGCGGCGCCGTCTTCGGCCCAGGAACGGGTGGCCGCCGGCGGCAGTTGA
- a CDS encoding PQQ-binding-like beta-propeller repeat protein — translation MAKRSRPASWFLVPLAVLVLSLGGGASAAAPAAPAGILMFHSDPARTGWDPGERALTPEAVRSRSPRRLWSEPVDGDVYASPLVVPGVTVRGQPRTVVYVATERDAVYAFDAESGTRLWGPVSLGTPVPRSSLPCGNIDPVGITGTPVVDRASGTLFAVAQTTPDGGRTRSYRIAALGLDTGAVRRGWPVTIDPPASGGLKFDVRPQQQRGALLLLHGVIYIPFGGYWGDCGDYHGWVVAVPVAAPGRQESYATPTGRMGGIWATGGISADADGRLYAGTGNSDSGGRVDYGEAVVRLETSPSLRFSGSARDFFIPSNYVPLNGTDTDLGSATPMVLPDQPGTATPHLVVAAGKQGVVYLVNRDNMGGVAKGDGVSGEGVYSRCVFGDCRGPGGRIFSAGAYWDGGAAGRFIYLPGTGGGSQPEPCRGTGGIVALRLDVSAQSHASVLDVAWCSPGMRDAGAPAVTGSGANGIVWVVDTAAGSLHALDARTGAPLYASSNGDGPGPTHRFITPAVYGGRVYIGAAHAVVAYGLK, via the coding sequence ATGGCTAAGCGTTCACGGCCGGCCTCGTGGTTCCTCGTTCCGCTGGCCGTCCTCGTGCTGAGCCTCGGCGGCGGCGCTTCGGCGGCCGCCCCCGCCGCGCCGGCCGGTATCCTCATGTTTCACTCCGATCCGGCGCGCACCGGCTGGGATCCGGGCGAGCGCGCGCTCACGCCGGAAGCCGTGCGGTCGCGGTCGCCGCGCCGGCTGTGGAGCGAACCGGTCGACGGCGATGTCTACGCGTCGCCGCTGGTCGTTCCCGGGGTGACGGTCCGCGGGCAGCCGCGCACGGTCGTCTACGTCGCGACCGAGCGCGACGCGGTCTACGCCTTCGACGCCGAGAGCGGGACGCGGCTCTGGGGTCCCGTGTCGCTCGGCACGCCCGTGCCGCGGTCCAGCCTGCCCTGCGGCAACATCGACCCGGTGGGGATCACCGGCACGCCCGTCGTCGACCGCGCGTCGGGCACTTTGTTTGCCGTCGCGCAGACGACGCCCGACGGCGGCCGCACGCGCTCGTATCGGATCGCGGCGCTCGGCCTCGACACCGGCGCGGTGCGCCGGGGCTGGCCGGTTACGATCGACCCGCCGGCGTCGGGCGGCCTTAAGTTCGACGTCCGGCCGCAGCAGCAGCGCGGAGCGCTTTTGCTCCTGCACGGTGTCATCTATATACCCTTCGGCGGCTACTGGGGCGACTGCGGGGACTACCACGGTTGGGTGGTCGCGGTGCCGGTCGCTGCACCGGGCAGACAAGAATCCTACGCGACGCCAACCGGGCGCATGGGCGGCATCTGGGCGACGGGCGGCATCTCCGCGGACGCGGACGGCCGGCTGTACGCCGGCACCGGCAACAGCGATTCCGGAGGCCGGGTCGACTACGGCGAGGCCGTGGTGCGGCTCGAGACCTCGCCGTCGCTCCGCTTCTCGGGCTCCGCGCGCGACTTCTTCATACCGAGCAACTACGTGCCGCTCAACGGCACCGACACCGACCTCGGGTCGGCGACGCCGATGGTGCTGCCCGACCAGCCGGGCACCGCGACCCCGCACCTCGTGGTGGCCGCGGGCAAGCAGGGTGTGGTCTATCTCGTCAACCGGGACAACATGGGCGGGGTCGCGAAGGGCGACGGCGTGAGCGGCGAGGGCGTGTACAGCCGGTGCGTGTTTGGGGACTGCCGCGGCCCGGGCGGGCGCATCTTCTCGGCGGGCGCGTACTGGGACGGCGGAGCCGCGGGCCGGTTCATCTACCTGCCCGGAACGGGCGGCGGGTCGCAGCCTGAACCGTGTCGCGGCACCGGTGGAATCGTGGCGCTGCGGCTCGACGTGTCGGCGCAGTCCCACGCGTCGGTACTCGACGTCGCGTGGTGCAGCCCGGGGATGCGTGACGCCGGCGCCCCGGCGGTTACGGGATCGGGCGCCAACGGGATCGTGTGGGTGGTCGACACCGCCGCCGGCTCCCTGCATGCTCTCGACGCCCGCACCGGCGCGCCGCTGTACGCCTCGTCGAACGGAGACGGTCCCGGCCCGACGCATCGGTTCATCACGCCGGCCGTCTATGGCGGCCGCGTCTACATCGGCGCGGCGCACGCGGTGGTGGCCTACGGGCTCAAATAA
- a CDS encoding methyltransferase domain-containing protein — translation MREQAARRQYAFDNVWIHARQRLDGLEQLLDPGTIRHLEALGVAEGWRCLEVGAGGGSVTTWLCQRAGSTGHVTATDLDTRFLDAVTMPNLDIRRHDIVTDELPEMRFDLVLSRLVLEHIQQRETALRRMLSSLKPGGWLVCEDTDSASVTLLSPTNPASRELFARVERAKDAVLTARGHAYCGRQLYGYFCALGLERVRTEGRAPLIYARTAPARWKALSVDQIRTDIVGTGRATDADIDGYLALVDSQEFVAQGFTVMTAWGRRPGA, via the coding sequence ATGAGAGAGCAGGCCGCGCGCCGGCAATACGCGTTCGACAATGTATGGATTCACGCGCGGCAGCGGCTGGACGGCCTTGAGCAGCTCCTCGATCCGGGGACGATTCGACATCTCGAGGCGCTCGGGGTCGCGGAAGGCTGGCGGTGCTTGGAGGTCGGCGCCGGCGGCGGCTCCGTCACGACATGGCTGTGTCAGCGCGCCGGCTCGACAGGGCATGTGACGGCCACGGACCTCGACACTCGCTTCCTCGACGCCGTGACGATGCCCAATCTCGACATCCGCCGGCACGACATCGTCACCGATGAGCTGCCGGAGATGAGATTCGACCTCGTGCTGTCGCGACTGGTGCTGGAGCACATTCAGCAGCGTGAGACGGCGCTGCGGCGGATGCTGTCCTCGCTCAAGCCGGGCGGCTGGCTGGTGTGCGAGGATACCGACAGCGCGTCCGTGACGCTCCTATCTCCAACCAACCCTGCCAGCCGGGAGCTTTTCGCCAGGGTGGAACGCGCAAAGGACGCGGTCCTGACCGCCCGAGGCCATGCGTACTGCGGTCGGCAATTGTACGGGTATTTCTGCGCGCTCGGCCTCGAGCGTGTCCGGACCGAAGGGCGCGCCCCCTTGATCTACGCCCGCACCGCACCCGCGCGGTGGAAGGCGCTCTCCGTGGACCAAATCCGCACGGACATCGTCGGCACCGGCCGCGCAACGGACGCGGACATCGATGGATATCTTGCCTTGGTCGATTCACAGGAGTTCGTCGCGCAAGGATTCACGGTCATGACGGCTTGGGGGCGGCGACCCGGCGCGTAA
- a CDS encoding chromosome partitioning protein ParB, with protein sequence MPDWTTHPEGAAPAKVQALAEQIERDGGRVLAAYREPIGEHWQIFCLLPTDKVEATPYQRDLSPTHVKRLQAVVKKLDRAVDPIVVMSPEPGTYWTPNGNHRREVMRKLKAEMIPAIVVPEADVAFQILALNTEKAHNLKDKSLEVIRMYRGLVEHEPSKGEEAYEFQFEAAYYITLGLLYEKNKRFAGGAFAPILRRVDGFLKGNFPKTLPQREERAALVMRADEALAGVVERLKKRGLRHPYVKNFVLARTTPLTRARKTLPGFDQTFKKLAANIEEFDISKVRYEDIQRAAIMAVPAAT encoded by the coding sequence ATGCCGGACTGGACAACGCATCCCGAGGGGGCGGCGCCGGCCAAAGTGCAGGCGCTGGCTGAGCAGATCGAGCGCGACGGCGGCCGCGTCCTGGCGGCCTACCGCGAGCCGATCGGCGAGCATTGGCAGATCTTCTGCCTGCTGCCGACCGACAAGGTGGAGGCAACGCCCTACCAGCGCGACCTCTCGCCGACGCACGTGAAGCGCCTTCAGGCCGTCGTCAAAAAGCTGGACCGCGCCGTGGATCCGATCGTCGTGATGTCGCCGGAGCCGGGCACGTACTGGACGCCGAACGGCAACCACCGGCGGGAAGTCATGCGCAAGCTGAAGGCGGAGATGATCCCGGCGATCGTCGTGCCCGAGGCCGACGTAGCCTTCCAGATCCTCGCGCTGAACACGGAGAAGGCGCACAATCTGAAGGACAAGTCGCTCGAAGTGATCCGGATGTACCGCGGGCTCGTCGAGCACGAGCCGTCGAAGGGCGAGGAAGCCTACGAATTCCAGTTCGAGGCCGCCTACTATATCACGCTCGGGCTGCTCTACGAGAAGAACAAGCGGTTCGCCGGCGGTGCGTTCGCGCCGATCCTGCGGCGCGTCGACGGGTTTCTCAAGGGGAACTTCCCGAAGACGCTGCCGCAGCGCGAAGAGCGCGCGGCGCTGGTCATGCGGGCCGACGAGGCGCTCGCCGGCGTCGTCGAGCGCCTCAAGAAGCGGGGCCTGCGCCACCCCTACGTCAAGAATTTCGTCCTTGCGCGCACGACGCCGCTCACGCGCGCGCGCAAGACGCTGCCGGGCTTCGATCAAACGTTCAAGAAGCTCGCCGCCAACATCGAGGAGTTCGACATCTCGAAAGTCCGCTACGAGGACATCCAGCGCGCCGCGATCATGGCGGTGCCGGCGGCGACATGA
- a CDS encoding arsinothricin resistance N-acetyltransferase ArsN1 family A, whose translation MLRTRTGTPADAEAIARIYNEGIEDRVATFETRPRSAEDVRAWFDGRHPIVVAEDGGRVLAFASTSTYRPRDCYAGIAEFSVYVAREARGRGAGRVVMAALIADAERAGFWKLVSRVFPQNTASLGLLKSVGFREVGRYEKHAKLDGVWLDVVIVERLLAANFR comes from the coding sequence ATGCTGCGGACCCGCACCGGGACCCCGGCCGACGCCGAGGCGATCGCGCGTATTTATAATGAAGGTATCGAGGACAGGGTCGCGACCTTCGAGACCCGTCCGCGAAGCGCCGAGGACGTGCGGGCCTGGTTCGACGGCAGACACCCGATCGTCGTCGCGGAGGACGGCGGCCGGGTGCTCGCGTTCGCCTCGACCTCGACGTACCGGCCGCGCGACTGCTACGCCGGCATCGCGGAGTTCTCGGTGTACGTCGCGCGCGAGGCGCGCGGGCGCGGGGCCGGGCGAGTGGTCATGGCGGCGTTGATCGCCGACGCGGAGCGCGCGGGGTTCTGGAAGCTGGTGTCGCGCGTGTTTCCGCAGAACACGGCGAGCCTGGGCCTCCTGAAATCGGTGGGATTTCGGGAGGTCGGACGGTACGAGAAGCATGCCAAACTCGACGGCGTCTGGCTGGACGTGGTGATCGTGGAGCGCCTGCTGGCGGCCAACTTCCGGTGA
- a CDS encoding glucose 1-dehydrogenase, protein MRLEGKVALITGAGSGMGRLAAQVFAREGARVVLADVSQDAGKEAAAEVERGGGKAVFVAADVSRERDVQTLVLRGREAFGRLDVLYNNAGIFPADDGSVVDVPEQVWDRVMAVNLKGIYLCCKHGIPEMLRSGGGSIINVASFVALVGCTVPQDAYTASKGGVIALTKSLAVQFGPKHVRTNAIAPGPIETPLLMSWLLTNPAEKKKRLDRIPAGRFGRPEDIVNMALYLASDEAAWVNGAVMVVDGGITSNYF, encoded by the coding sequence ATGCGGCTGGAAGGCAAGGTCGCGCTGATCACGGGCGCCGGGAGCGGCATGGGTCGCCTGGCCGCGCAGGTCTTCGCGCGCGAAGGCGCCCGCGTCGTCCTCGCCGATGTCTCGCAGGACGCGGGAAAAGAGGCGGCCGCCGAAGTCGAGCGCGGCGGCGGCAAGGCCGTCTTCGTCGCGGCGGATGTCTCGCGCGAGCGCGACGTCCAGACGCTGGTCCTCCGGGGGAGAGAGGCCTTCGGCCGGCTCGACGTCCTCTACAACAACGCGGGCATCTTCCCGGCGGACGACGGCTCCGTGGTGGACGTACCCGAACAGGTCTGGGATCGCGTCATGGCGGTCAACCTGAAGGGCATCTACCTCTGCTGCAAGCATGGAATCCCGGAAATGCTGCGGAGCGGCGGCGGCTCGATCATCAACGTCGCGTCGTTCGTCGCGCTGGTCGGCTGCACGGTACCCCAGGACGCCTACACCGCCAGCAAGGGCGGCGTAATCGCGCTGACCAAATCGCTGGCCGTGCAGTTCGGTCCGAAGCACGTGCGGACCAACGCGATCGCGCCCGGACCGATCGAAACACCGCTGCTGATGTCGTGGCTGCTCACCAACCCGGCCGAGAAGAAGAAGCGGCTCGACCGGATCCCGGCCGGTCGGTTCGGCCGACCCGAGGACATCGTGAACATGGCGCTCTACCTGGCGTCGGACGAAGCGGCCTGGGTGAACGGCGCCGTCATGGTGGTAGACGGCGGCATTACGTCCAACTACTTTTAG
- a CDS encoding glutamine synthetase family protein, whose amino-acid sequence MTDAVRGLFTLDELRSLVASGEIDTVIAAMVDMQGRLMGKRVTGRFFLDQVAESGAHACSYLLGVDVEMEPLPGYRLTSWESGYHDLHMRPDFGTLRRIPWLERTALVLCDLAHETGDPVEESPRQILRRQVERARAQGYLAMVASELEFYIFRESYASAQRKQFVNLEPYGRYIEDYHIQQGTNEEWFVRQIRNGLDAAGVPIEFSKGEWGPGQHELNLRYARPVEMADRHTIFKHGTKEIAALNDLAVTFMAKWRADLAGSSCHLHASLWDPDGVRNLFWEDGAAPLGMSALFRHFLAGLLAGARELAYFYAPYINSYKRFLAGTFAPVAAVWSHDNRTCGFRVVGHGNGLRVENRIPGADANPYLMFAATLAAGLWGIERRLEPPAMFEGDAYRAADLPGIPRTLRDATAALERSEIAREAFGHRVIDHYLHTAHLEQDAYDRAVTTWELARNFERT is encoded by the coding sequence ATGACCGACGCCGTTCGCGGCCTTTTCACGCTCGACGAGCTGCGATCGCTCGTCGCCTCCGGCGAGATCGACACGGTGATCGCGGCGATGGTCGACATGCAGGGGCGCCTGATGGGCAAGCGCGTGACGGGCCGGTTCTTCCTCGACCAGGTCGCGGAGAGCGGCGCCCACGCCTGCAGCTACCTGCTCGGCGTGGACGTCGAGATGGAGCCGCTGCCCGGCTACCGCTTGACGAGCTGGGAGAGCGGATACCACGACCTGCACATGCGGCCCGACTTCGGCACGCTGCGGCGGATTCCGTGGCTCGAGCGCACCGCGCTCGTCTTGTGCGATCTCGCCCATGAGACCGGGGACCCCGTGGAGGAGTCGCCGCGGCAGATCCTGCGCCGCCAGGTCGAACGCGCGCGGGCCCAAGGGTACCTCGCGATGGTCGCGTCCGAGCTCGAGTTCTACATCTTCCGCGAGTCGTACGCGAGCGCGCAGCGCAAGCAGTTCGTCAATCTGGAGCCGTACGGCCGCTACATCGAAGACTACCACATCCAGCAGGGCACGAACGAAGAGTGGTTCGTCCGCCAGATCCGCAACGGCCTCGACGCCGCGGGCGTGCCGATCGAGTTCAGCAAAGGCGAGTGGGGCCCCGGGCAGCACGAGCTGAACCTCCGCTACGCGCGGCCGGTCGAGATGGCCGACCGCCACACGATCTTCAAACACGGCACGAAGGAGATCGCGGCGCTCAACGACCTCGCGGTCACCTTCATGGCCAAGTGGCGGGCCGACCTCGCCGGGTCGTCCTGCCACCTGCACGCCAGTCTGTGGGACCCCGACGGGGTCCGCAATCTCTTTTGGGAAGACGGCGCCGCGCCGCTCGGGATGTCGGCGCTGTTCCGCCACTTTCTCGCCGGACTGCTGGCCGGCGCGCGGGAGCTCGCGTACTTCTACGCGCCCTACATCAACTCGTACAAGCGGTTTCTCGCCGGGACGTTCGCGCCGGTCGCGGCGGTCTGGAGCCACGACAACCGGACGTGCGGCTTCCGCGTGGTCGGCCACGGGAACGGCCTGCGCGTCGAGAACCGCATCCCCGGCGCCGACGCCAATCCGTACCTGATGTTCGCGGCGACGCTCGCCGCCGGCCTCTGGGGCATCGAGCGCCGTCTGGAGCCGCCGGCGATGTTCGAGGGCGACGCATACCGTGCGGCGGACCTGCCCGGGATCCCGCGCACGCTGCGCGACGCGACGGCCGCGCTCGAGCGCAGCGAGATCGCGCGCGAGGCGTTCGGCCACCGGGTCATCGACCACTACCTGCACACCGCGCACCTGGAGCAGGATGCCTACGACCGCGCCGTGACCACCTGGGAACTCGCCCGCAACTTCGAGCGCACCTGA